A window of the Vigna angularis cultivar LongXiaoDou No.4 chromosome 3, ASM1680809v1, whole genome shotgun sequence genome harbors these coding sequences:
- the LOC108326636 gene encoding peptidyl-prolyl cis-trans isomerase CYP21-4, giving the protein MARIKPQALLQQSKRKKGPSRISATTVLFYLLILTLVGFFLFASYRHWSNRSRLQSESHMSISEGDNNSVDSKKSELPGYAVLNTSKGSIIIELHKETAPEVVDEFIDLCQKGHFKGMLFHLVIKHYVIQAGDNHGAGATEDWNLRGKQHAISSMKHEAFMLGTSKGKHNHKGFDLFITTAPIPDLNEKLIVFGQVIKGEDVVQEIEEVDTDEHYKPKISIGILDVTLKQKV; this is encoded by the exons ATGGCGAGGATTAAACCTCAGGCTCTGCTACAGCAAAGCAAAAGGAAGAAGGGCCCTTCTCGCATAAGTGCTACgactgttttattttatcttttgattcTGACCTTGGTTGGGTTTTTCCTATTTGCTTCCTACAGACATTGGTCCAACAG GTCAAGATTGCAATCAGAAAGTCATATGTCCATCTCCGAG GGTGACAATAACTCTGTGGACTCCAAGAAATCTGAACTGCCTGGATATGCT GTTTTAAATACCTCTAAAGGTTCTATAATAATAGAACTGCACAAGGAAACTGCTCCTGAAGTTGTTGATGAATTCATTGACTTATG TCAAAAAGGGCACTTCAAGGGGATGCTTTTTCACCTAGTAATTAAGCACTATGTGATTCAGGCAGGGGATAACCATGGAGCTGGAGCTACTGAAGATTGGAACTTGAGAGGAAAGCAACATGCTATTTCTAG TATGAAACATGAAGCATTCATGCTGGGGACTTCCAAGGGAAAACACAACCACAAAGGATTTGATCTTTTCATTACAACTGCACCTATACCAGATTTAAACGAGAAACTTATTGTTTTTGGGCAAGTCATCAAGGGAGAGGATGTTGTGCAG GAAATTGAAGAAGTGGATACAGATGAACATTACAAACCTAAAATATCTATTGGGATTCTTGATGTTACTCTTAAACAGAAGGTCTGA
- the LOC108324715 gene encoding trihelix transcription factor ASR3, giving the protein MSDPSTTPLPHPPLLPDPHRQPLHHHHHPVPLIQAAAAAAPPSSSSSLAREYRKGNWTIQETLILITAKKLDDERRLKTPHDPTRPACSSTASSSARTSGELRWKWVENYCWSHGCLRSQNQCNDKWDNLLRDYKKVRDYESKSQQQQHQHSHEIKHFPSYWTLNKQQRKEQNLPSNMVYEIYHAITEVLQRKQTQPQSQTQRQPQPQPQPPLALITDSSPPPLPPPPPPPVSSTPPAVSERSESSGTEHSEDDADDGSESKRRKVKNLGSSIMRSASVLARALRSCEEKKEKRHRELIELEQRRLQMEEARNEVHRQGIATLVAAVTNLSGAIQSLINSERNGQR; this is encoded by the exons ATGTCTGACCCTTCCACCACCCCATTGCCACATCCACCACTCTTGCCTGACCCCCACCGCCAacccctccaccaccaccaccaccccgTCCCACTCATCCAGGCCGCCGCTGCCGCTGCAccaccctcctcctcctcctccctcGCTCGAGAATACCGCAAGGGCAACTGGACCATCCAAGAGACTCTCATCCTCATAACTGCCAAGAAGCTAGACGACGAACGTAGGCTCAAAACCCCACACGACCCCACCAGGCCTGCATGTAGCTCCACCGCCTCCTCCTCCGCCAGAACAAGCGGTGAGCTACGCTGGAAATGGGTCGAAAACTATTGCTGGAGCCATGGGTGCTTGAGAAGCCAGAACCAATGCAATGACAAATGGGACAACCTCCTCCGCGATTACAAAAAGGTCCGCGACTACGAGTCCAAATCACAACAACAGCAGCATCAACACTCTCACGAAATCAAACACTTCCCTTCTTATTGGACTCTAAACAAACAACAACGTAAGGAACAAAACCTCCCCTCCAACATGGTCTACGAAATCTACCACGCCATCACCGAAGTCCTTCAAAGGAAACAAACACAACCACAATCACAAACTCAAAGacaaccacaaccacaaccGCAGCCTCCGCTTGCATTAATTACAGACTCATCACCTCCACCTCTTCCACCACCTCCCCCACCACCGGTTAGCTCAACTCCTCCGGCGGTTTCAG AGAGGTCGGAATCATCAGGCACGGAACACAGTGAAGATGACGCCGATGATGGGTCGGAATCAAAACgtagaaaagttaaaaatcttGGTTCAAGCATAATGCGGAGTGCGTCCGTGCTAGCACGAGCTCTCAGGAGttgtgaagaaaagaaggagaagcgGCACCGTGAACTGATAGAGCTAGAGCAAAGACGTCTTCAGATGGAGGAAGCTCGCAATGAAGTTCACCGGCAAGGCATCGCCACCCTTGTTGCAGCCGTCACCAACCTTTCCGGTGCTATTCAGTCACTCATTAATTCTGAACGCAACGGccaaagataa
- the LOC108325528 gene encoding membrane protein PM19L has translation MATVGRNVAAPLLFLNLIMYFIVLGFSSWCLNRFINGQTYHPSFGGNGATMFFLTFSILAAILGIVSKFLGGNHMRTWRSDSLASAGAASVVAWGVTALAFGLACKEINIGGHRGWRLKIVEAFIIILTFTQLLYVLLIHAGLYSSRYGPGYRDNDYPVGATTGDPMHKPAPVPATGTRV, from the exons ATGGCCACAGTGGGAAGGAACGTGGCAGCTCCTTTGCTGTTTCTTAACTTGATCATGTACTTCATAGTTCTAGGTTTTTCTAGTTGGTGTCTGAACAGGTTCATCAATGGCCAAACTTACCACCCTA GTTTTGGAGGAAACGGTGCAACCATGTTTTTCTTAACCTTCTCTATACTAGCAGCGATTCTGGGCATAGTGTCAAAATTTCTGGGTGGCAATCACATGAGGACATGGAGGAGTGACAGTTTAGCATCTGCAGGAGCAGCATCGGTGGTTGCTTGGGGTGTGACTGCTCTAGCATTCGG GTTGGCTTGCAAGGAAATAAACATAGGAGGGCACAGAGGGTGGAGATTGAAGATAGTGGAGGCCTTCATAATCATACTCACTTTCACACAATTGTTGTACGTGTTGCTTATACACGCAGGGCTATATAGCAGCAGATATGGTCCCGGCTACCGTGACAATGACTATCCTGTGGGAGCGACTACAGGAGATCCAATGCACAAGCCTGCGCCTGTTCCTGCTACTGGAACTCGTGTCTAA